Proteins co-encoded in one Streptomyces sp. SLBN-31 genomic window:
- a CDS encoding response regulator transcription factor, whose translation MTRVLLAEDDASISEPLARALRREGYEVEVREDGPTALDAGMQGGVDLVVLDLGLPGMDGLEVARRLRAEGHTVPILILTARADEVDTVVGLDAGADDYVTKPFRLAELLARVRALLRRGAAEPAQPPATHGVRIDVESHRAWMGDEELQLTAKEFDLLRVLVRDAGRVVTRDQLMREVWDTTWWSSTKTLDMHISWLRKKLGDDAANPRYIATVRGVGFRFEKS comes from the coding sequence ATGACCCGTGTACTGCTCGCCGAGGACGACGCGTCCATCTCGGAGCCGCTGGCCCGCGCACTGCGCCGGGAAGGTTACGAGGTCGAGGTGCGCGAGGACGGACCCACCGCGCTCGACGCCGGAATGCAGGGCGGCGTCGACCTGGTCGTGCTGGACCTCGGTCTGCCCGGCATGGACGGCCTCGAGGTGGCCCGCCGACTGCGTGCCGAAGGCCACACCGTGCCGATCCTCATCCTGACCGCGCGGGCCGACGAGGTGGACACCGTCGTCGGACTCGACGCGGGCGCCGACGACTACGTCACCAAGCCCTTCCGGCTCGCCGAACTGCTCGCCCGGGTGCGGGCCCTGCTGCGGCGCGGCGCCGCCGAGCCGGCGCAGCCGCCCGCCACGCACGGCGTGCGGATCGACGTGGAGTCGCACCGGGCGTGGATGGGCGACGAGGAACTCCAGTTGACCGCCAAGGAGTTCGACCTGCTGCGGGTGCTGGTGCGGGACGCGGGACGGGTCGTCACCCGCGACCAGCTGATGCGCGAGGTGTGGGACACCACCTGGTGGTCGTCCACGAAGACGCTCGACATGCACATCTCCTGGCTGCGCAAGAAGCTGGGCGACGACGCGGCGAACCCCCGGTACATCGCGACGGTGCGGGGTGTCGGCTTCCGCTTCGAGAAGAGCTAG
- a CDS encoding ATP-binding protein, translating to MRRRLIQSTLAVVLVVIAVFGVSLVIVETRTISNSAQERVSSEAQRLASIVDSRLIGAGAVNPDVLHGQVTGDRYAVVTIPGQSSFTLGTKPDGEVIRGHAAGEEGETVVVEEPRSTVSREVGRTLLIIGLVALLAVVAAVLLAIRQANRLASPLTDLAETAERLGSGDPRPRHKRYGVPELDRVADVLDSSAERIARMLTAERRLAADASHQLRTPLTALSMRLEEITLTDDPDTVKEEANVALTQVERLTDVVERLLTNSRDPRTANAVSFDLDEVIQQQLAEWRPAYRSAGRAIVSSGKRHLQAVGTPGAVAQVLAALIENSLMHGGGTVALRTRVTGNQAVVEVTDEGPGVPADLGARIFERTISGRNSTGIGLAVARDLAEADGGRLEMLQTKPPVFGLFLSRTPHLKRHQTDDEPTVR from the coding sequence GTGCGTCGTCGTCTCATTCAGTCCACCCTCGCCGTCGTGCTGGTGGTCATCGCCGTCTTCGGCGTCTCCCTCGTCATCGTCGAGACGCGGACCATCAGCAACAGCGCCCAGGAAAGGGTGAGTTCCGAGGCGCAGCGGCTGGCCAGCATCGTGGACAGCCGGCTGATCGGGGCCGGCGCGGTCAACCCGGACGTGCTGCACGGTCAGGTCACCGGTGACCGCTACGCCGTGGTCACGATCCCCGGGCAGTCCTCTTTCACTCTCGGCACCAAGCCCGACGGCGAGGTCATCCGGGGCCATGCCGCCGGCGAGGAGGGCGAGACGGTCGTCGTGGAGGAGCCCCGCTCGACCGTCAGCCGGGAGGTCGGCCGGACGCTGCTGATCATCGGCCTGGTCGCGCTGCTCGCGGTCGTGGCCGCCGTACTCCTCGCGATCCGACAGGCCAACCGCCTCGCCTCCCCGCTCACCGACCTCGCGGAGACCGCCGAGCGGCTGGGGTCGGGTGACCCGCGCCCCCGCCACAAGCGGTACGGGGTCCCCGAGCTGGACCGCGTCGCGGACGTCCTGGACTCCTCCGCCGAGCGCATCGCCCGGATGCTCACCGCCGAACGGCGCCTGGCCGCCGACGCCTCCCACCAGCTCCGTACACCGCTGACCGCGTTGTCGATGCGGCTGGAGGAGATCACCCTCACCGACGACCCGGACACGGTGAAGGAGGAGGCCAACGTCGCCCTGACCCAGGTCGAGCGCCTGACGGACGTGGTGGAACGTCTGCTCACCAACTCCCGCGACCCCCGCACCGCCAACGCCGTCTCCTTCGACCTCGACGAGGTCATCCAGCAGCAGCTGGCGGAGTGGCGGCCCGCCTACCGCAGCGCCGGGCGGGCGATCGTCAGCTCCGGCAAGCGGCACCTGCAGGCCGTGGGCACCCCCGGCGCCGTGGCCCAGGTCCTGGCGGCCCTGATCGAGAACTCGCTGATGCACGGCGGGGGCACGGTGGCCCTGCGCACGCGGGTCACCGGCAACCAGGCGGTGGTGGAGGTGACGGACGAGGGCCCGGGCGTCCCCGCCGACCTCGGCGCGCGCATCTTCGAGCGGACCATCAGCGGCCGCAACTCGACCGGCATCGGCCTGGCCGTGGCCCGCGACCTCGCGGAGGCGGACGGCGGTCGCCTGGAGATGCTCCAGACGAAGCCGCCGGTCTTCGGTCTGTTCCTGTCCCGGACTCCGCACCTGAAGCGGCACCAGACGGACGACGAGCCGACGGTCCGCTGA